The following coding sequences are from one Lusitaniella coriacea LEGE 07157 window:
- a CDS encoding sirohydrochlorin chelatase — translation MQILNSEPTSDTPLQLPPLPLQRPVLAIGHGTKNERGRQTFLDFVGAYEQLDRSRPVIPCFLELTEPTIQEGVDFCVEQGYSDISALPILLFAARHNKFDVTNELDRAKERHPQLTFHYGRHFGIAPGLLELWRERLEAHDQSPYNPNNISRAETVLLFVGRGSSDPDANGDVFKMARMLWEGSGYQTLETCFIGITHPRLEEGFRRARLYQPKRIIVLPYFLFTGVLVEKIFAIASQQQALFPNIEIDCLPEIGIVPQLLQVLREREIETQLGEVKMNCEMCKFRLAAKGEGHHHHHHHDHHDHNHSAPDPYATEEQYHGRIWQVP, via the coding sequence ATGCAAATCCTTAATTCCGAACCGACTTCAGATACGCCCTTGCAATTACCGCCGCTTCCCCTCCAGCGCCCCGTGCTGGCGATTGGTCACGGGACAAAGAACGAACGGGGACGGCAGACTTTTCTCGATTTTGTGGGCGCATACGAGCAGCTAGACCGCTCTCGTCCGGTGATTCCTTGCTTCCTGGAACTGACCGAACCGACCATTCAAGAGGGTGTGGATTTTTGCGTGGAACAGGGGTATTCTGACATCTCTGCGTTGCCCATTCTCCTATTTGCCGCGCGTCACAATAAGTTTGACGTGACGAACGAATTGGATCGCGCGAAAGAACGCCATCCCCAACTTACCTTCCATTACGGGCGACATTTCGGGATTGCACCGGGGTTGCTGGAGTTGTGGAGAGAGCGCTTGGAAGCGCACGATCAATCGCCTTACAATCCCAATAATATTTCCCGTGCAGAAACAGTTCTGTTGTTTGTGGGACGGGGTTCGAGCGATCCCGATGCCAATGGGGACGTATTTAAAATGGCGAGAATGCTGTGGGAGGGAAGCGGGTATCAAACCCTAGAAACTTGTTTTATTGGGATTACCCATCCCCGCTTAGAGGAAGGGTTTCGCCGCGCGCGGTTGTATCAACCCAAACGGATTATTGTTTTGCCCTATTTCCTCTTTACTGGGGTGTTGGTGGAGAAGATTTTCGCGATCGCGTCCCAACAACAAGCGCTGTTTCCTAACATTGAAATCGACTGTTTGCCGGAGATTGGGATCGTTCCTCAACTATTACAAGTGTTACGCGAACGAGAAATCGAAACCCAATTGGGAGAAGTCAAAATGAACTGCGAGATGTGTAAGTTTCGTTTGGCGGCGAAAGGCGAGGGACACCATCACCATCATCACCATGACCATCACGACCATAACCATTCTGCCCCCGATCCCTACGCCACGGAAGAACAATATCATGGGAGAATTTGGCAAGTTCCCTAA
- a CDS encoding class I SAM-dependent methyltransferase, with protein MKDSEQTQSGYGKMAEIYRSAPRKTWYSSVADAYNRARPRYPEEFVRRATSQLPSDAILLEIGCGPGTATTAFANFGFEMVCLEPSPEACQLARENCQPYPNVEIQNTTFEDWELEPQKFHGILAATSFHWVSPEIRHIKAANALKNRGSLILLWNTPPQPNAEIRQFLQEIYQHQVPSLVWWEEKATHEKNIEQLGQMVIDSGLFEDLATEQQICEATYSIDDYLALLSTLSQYIALEPQKRENLFNSLRKAFVQNGIKTFPTSNLSVLQIAKKRDE; from the coding sequence GTGAAAGACTCAGAACAAACTCAAAGCGGGTACGGCAAAATGGCAGAGATTTATCGGTCGGCACCCAGAAAAACTTGGTATAGTTCCGTTGCCGATGCCTACAACCGAGCCAGACCGCGCTATCCCGAAGAGTTTGTCCGTCGCGCGACCTCACAACTCCCCTCCGATGCAATCCTATTAGAAATAGGCTGCGGTCCCGGAACCGCAACAACCGCCTTTGCAAACTTCGGTTTTGAGATGGTTTGTCTCGAACCCAGTCCGGAAGCCTGCCAACTCGCGCGAGAAAATTGCCAACCTTATCCCAACGTCGAGATCCAGAATACAACCTTTGAAGACTGGGAATTAGAACCCCAAAAATTTCATGGGATTCTCGCCGCCACTTCGTTCCATTGGGTTTCCCCAGAAATTCGGCATATCAAAGCAGCCAATGCCCTCAAAAACAGAGGCTCTCTCATTTTGCTATGGAATACACCCCCTCAACCCAACGCAGAAATACGCCAATTCTTGCAAGAAATCTATCAACATCAAGTTCCTTCCCTGGTTTGGTGGGAAGAAAAAGCAACCCACGAAAAAAACATCGAACAGTTAGGACAAATGGTTATTGATTCGGGGTTGTTTGAGGATTTAGCAACTGAGCAACAGATTTGTGAAGCGACCTATTCCATTGATGACTATTTGGCACTTCTGAGTACTTTGTCGCAATATATCGCCTTAGAACCCCAAAAACGAGAGAATTTGTTTAACAGTCTGCGGAAAGCGTTCGTGCAAAATGGCATTAAGACTTTCCCAACTTCCAATCTTTCCGTTTTGCAGATTGCTAAAAAAAGAGATGAGTGA